In Helianthus annuus cultivar XRQ/B chromosome 9, HanXRQr2.0-SUNRISE, whole genome shotgun sequence, the following are encoded in one genomic region:
- the LOC110875661 gene encoding uncharacterized protein PF13_0277-like, with protein sequence MTNNTLKQLVKYHPNHPEPTLVVEPFGFIKDIKYVDLDPVNHQNWRNEVEMKEARYADELKILKDFKTTKNEWYVKETGRRRRMATPIVREGEGSSSQPKKKQKKAAQTLLIDEPEEDNPVVSVEKEQVVTAKDDPFNVDQLFDADVLETGPEIVADVNKVVNVESQKEKEKIVEDVEVDDVNKDTSSSSSSSDDGIDEIESRKRIQEEIEKEKLLRKRKRQEKDDDDVYVPSPEHVSGSQSPPGGRKKAGARKKVVSPKLRKDNLLDVGDFDFANTSQVRNVEKKVEEVVAENKRLAAENKKVSDREKNLEMRVKKLEMENKELVKRIDSDQSEIDILKVRIAELEEEKTRRDEQNEYFKLKNKEFEVAKALRDHEFYTLNKVVESMLGTSVEQKFEKLQN encoded by the exons ATGACCAATAATACACTGAAGCAGCTTGTGAAATATCATCCGAATCACCCAGAGCCAACACTTGTTGTCGAGCCTTTCGGTTTTATTAAAGATATTAAATATGTTGATCTAGATCCAGTTAATCATCAGAACTGGAGAAATGAAGTGGAAATGAAAGAAGCTAGATATGCTGACGAGCTGAAAATTCTTAAAGATTTCAAAACTACTAAGAATGAGTGGTATGTAAAAGAAACTGGAAGAAGACGTAGAATGGCAACTCCTATTGTTCGTGAAGGTGAAGGATCTTCTTCGCAAcctaagaagaaacaaaagaaagctgCTCAAACATTGTTAATAGATGAACCTGAAGAAGATAATCCTGTGGTTTCTGTTGAGAAAGAACAAGTTGTAACTGCTAAAGACGATCCATTTAATGTTGATCAATTGTTTGATGCAGATGTTTTGGAAACAGGGCCAGAAATTGTTGCTGATGTTAATAAAGTGGTAAATGTTGAAAgtcagaaagagaaagagaagattgttgaagatGTTGAGGTAGATGATGTGAACAAAGATACTTcaagttcatcaagttcttcaGATGATGGTATTGATGAGATTGAAAGTCGAAAAAGAATTCAAGAGGAGATAGAAAAAGAGAAGCTgttaagaaagagaaagagacaggAAAAGGACGATGATGATGTTTATGTGCCTTCTCCAGAACATGTCTCAGGATCACAATCTCCTCCTGGTGGGAGAAAGAAAGCTGGAGCTCGTAAGAAAGTTGTTTCTCCAAAGTTACGCAAA GATAATCTTTTAGATGTTGGAGATTTTGATTTTGCCAACACTTCACAAGTCAgaaatgttgaaaagaaagttgaagaagtTGTTGCTGAGAACAAGAGGCTAGCAGCTGAAAACAAGAAAGTGTCTGACCGTGAAAAGAATCTAGAGATGAGAGTAAAGAAGCTGGAGATGGAAAACAAAGAGTTGGTGAAAAGGATTGACTCTGATCAATCAGAAATAGACATTTTGAAGGTTAGAATTGCTGAACTTGAAGAAGAGAAGACAAGACGTGATGAACAGAATGAATACTTTAAGTTGAAGAACAAAGAATTTGAAGTAGCTAAAGCACTAAGAGATCACGAGTTCTATACGCTGAACAAAGTTGTTGAAAGCATGCTTGGAACATCGGTAGAACAAAAGTTTGAAAAGCTGCAG AATTGA